One genomic segment of Flavobacteriaceae bacterium includes these proteins:
- a CDS encoding MreB/Mrl family cell shape determining protein, with protein sequence MGFFDFMTEDIAIDLGTANTLIIHDDKVVIDSPSIVARNQLTGKIIATGKDASLMQGKTHENIKTIRPLKDGVIADFQASEEMIKNFIKKIPAIRRRFFSPSLRMLICIPSGITEVEKRAVKDSATHMNAKEVYLIYEPMAAAIGVGIDIMEAKGNMVIDIGGGTTEIAVIALSGIVYDQSVKVAGDLFTNDIMYYMRTQHNLYIGVATAENVKITVGAATEDLDDPPEDMLVRGRDLLSGKPKQVQTSYREMAKALDKSILRIEDAIMETLSKTPPELSADIYNTGIYLAGGGSMLKGLDKRLSRKTDLPVYVVEDPLRAVVRGTGLALKELDKYKSVVMK encoded by the coding sequence ATGGGGTTTTTCGATTTTATGACAGAAGATATTGCAATCGATTTAGGTACTGCAAACACTTTAATTATACATGATGACAAGGTGGTCATAGACAGTCCTTCCATAGTAGCGAGAAATCAACTAACGGGTAAGATTATCGCCACGGGAAAAGACGCCAGTTTAATGCAGGGGAAAACGCATGAAAATATCAAAACCATACGCCCGTTAAAAGATGGGGTAATAGCTGATTTTCAGGCTTCCGAAGAAATGATTAAGAATTTTATTAAAAAAATTCCTGCTATCAGAAGAAGGTTTTTTTCACCTTCATTGCGAATGCTTATTTGTATTCCTTCCGGTATTACCGAGGTGGAAAAACGCGCTGTAAAAGACTCCGCCACACATATGAATGCAAAAGAAGTCTATTTGATTTACGAACCTATGGCTGCCGCAATTGGTGTTGGTATAGATATTATGGAGGCCAAAGGGAATATGGTTATTGATATCGGCGGAGGAACTACGGAAATTGCTGTAATTGCACTATCCGGTATTGTTTACGATCAATCTGTAAAAGTTGCAGGAGATCTATTTACAAATGATATCATGTACTACATGCGAACCCAACATAATTTGTACATAGGGGTGGCAACTGCAGAAAATGTTAAAATAACCGTTGGTGCTGCCACCGAAGATTTGGATGATCCCCCGGAAGATATGTTGGTTAGGGGAAGAGATTTATTAAGCGGAAAACCTAAACAAGTTCAGACCTCTTATAGAGAAATGGCAAAAGCATTAGATAAATCTATTTTAAGGATTGAAGATGCTATTATGGAAACCTTGTCTAAAACGCCACCCGAATTATCTGCCGATATTTACAACACAGGTATCTATTTAGCAGGAGGAGGTTCTATGCTTAAGGGTCTGGATAAGCGATTATCCCGTAAAACCGATCTTCCTGTTTATGTTGTAGAAGATCCGCTGAGGGCTGTTGTAAGAGGTACCGGATTGGCTCTAAAAGAACTGGATAAATACAAAAGTGTTGTGATGAAATAA
- the mreC gene encoding rod shape-determining protein MreC yields MQQIIYFIRKYKYFLFFLLLESVALFFILNNHRFHKSKFISSANFISGNLYEKTTQFSGYFNLKKANKILIEENTLLKNKLEKLKNVLDTSLVIKVNNSLYHQKYTYTAAKIINNKFNSDFNFLTLNKGKKDGVTTEMAVVNNKGIIGITDQTSYRYARAQSILNKTIGINARLKNSPYFGSLTWNGKDIRIVQLNDIPRQAVFKVGDTIITGGMSSIFPKGILIGTIQKITPGNSIKNTIDVALFNDLRHIENVYIISNFDKREIRTIEDTANE; encoded by the coding sequence ATGCAGCAAATTATTTATTTTATCCGGAAATATAAATACTTTCTATTTTTTCTTCTTTTAGAATCCGTTGCTCTGTTTTTTATCCTCAATAATCACCGCTTTCACAAAAGTAAGTTTATTAGTTCTGCAAACTTTATCAGTGGGAACTTATATGAAAAAACTACACAATTTTCCGGATATTTTAATCTAAAAAAAGCCAACAAAATATTAATAGAAGAAAATACACTGCTTAAAAACAAACTGGAAAAATTAAAAAATGTGTTGGACACATCTTTAGTTATCAAGGTAAATAATTCGTTATATCATCAGAAATACACATATACTGCAGCTAAAATTATTAATAATAAGTTCAACTCTGACTTTAATTTCCTGACACTTAATAAGGGGAAAAAAGACGGAGTTACTACCGAAATGGCTGTTGTAAATAATAAGGGAATCATAGGGATTACCGATCAAACTTCCTATAGATATGCGAGAGCTCAATCTATTTTAAATAAAACTATTGGAATCAATGCACGTCTGAAGAACAGCCCTTATTTTGGCTCGTTGACCTGGAATGGAAAAGATATACGAATAGTACAATTAAATGATATCCCCAGACAAGCTGTTTTTAAAGTTGGAGATACGATCATCACAGGAGGAATGTCTTCTATCTTTCCTAAAGGTATTTTAATTGGAACCATACAGAAAATAACCCCTGGTAATTCTATAAAAAATACCATAGATGTGGCACTATTTAATGATTTAAGACATATTGAAAATGTATATATTATTTCAAATTTTGATAAAAGAGAAATTCGAACTATAGAAGATACTGCAAATGAATAG
- the mreD gene encoding rod shape-determining protein MreD: MNRFSLTIRLVLIMLFQVLILNNIHFLGYINPYLYVLFVFVYPVRTNRFPFLFFAFLYGLVADLFSDSGGIHAFSLLFVAYIRIFLIKAIFQKSNTDLLTFNFKSESLKKMINYVIILTVIHHFILFSLAHFSFQNFYDIMLNTFLSAFFTLILYFSGTFIFNKKYP, encoded by the coding sequence ATGAATAGATTTTCATTAACTATAAGATTGGTTCTTATTATGCTTTTTCAAGTACTTATATTAAATAATATCCATTTTTTAGGATATATAAATCCATATTTGTACGTGCTTTTTGTATTTGTTTATCCGGTTCGTACGAATCGTTTTCCTTTTTTATTTTTTGCTTTTCTTTATGGCTTGGTTGCCGACCTGTTCTCAGATTCCGGAGGAATACATGCTTTTTCATTACTGTTTGTTGCTTATATAAGAATCTTTTTAATAAAAGCTATTTTCCAAAAATCCAATACTGATTTATTAACATTCAACTTTAAATCAGAGTCTTTAAAAAAAATGATCAACTATGTAATCATTTTAACAGTTATACATCATTTTATTTTATTCTCTCTGGCTCATTTTAGTTTTCAAAATTTTTATGATATTATGTTAAATACTTTTTTATCTGCTTTTTTTACGCTGATTTTGTATTTTTCAGGAACCTTTATTTTTAATAAAAAATATCCATGA
- the mrdA gene encoding penicillin-binding protein 2: MKRSFLLYFLTTSIGLLYIGRLFQLQIVDSAPNVIAQSTSVKVIFDYPERGYIYDRNGKLLVANQLSYDVMVIPNEVKPLDTLEFCSLLKIDTAYFKKRYRRAKRYSPWLPSVFLRQLAKEDFAFLQEKLHKFKGFYVQKRIIRDYPVKSAANILGYISEVNEEITKKSNYYQQGELIGKTGIEKQYELVLRGKKGRKYLQRNSLNKIIGPYKDGIYDSLSVDGQDVTLSIDSELQQYAESLMKGKRGAIVAIEPATGEILSLTTAPSYDPNMMVGRKRSKNSVILFNDIINNPTYDRGLQAIYAPGSPFKLVNALIGLQEGIITEKTHFYCYHGYRYGNRKNEFMGCHCNIYNKPIQLHTAISKSCNSYFANTYKRIIEKNNDPESGLTNWSRHLKSFGLGNYLGYDLPTGQKGLIPDGEYYNRQYKYKWNASTNISNAIGQGEVLTTPIQLANVTAAIANRGYFYIPHILKNINVIPIKDSTYIIPKKTTIQAKHFEPVIHAMEEVFKTGTASWVKIKGIDICGKTGTAENFTKVNGKKEQLPDHSILIAFAPKEDPKIALAVFIENGGFGSEIAAPIASLMIEKYIFKKVKRKWIEDIVINKDLYPVYNRHLDKKITVESSTQ; this comes from the coding sequence ATGAAACGAAGTTTTCTACTATACTTTTTAACTACTTCCATTGGTTTGCTTTATATCGGCAGGCTTTTTCAATTGCAAATAGTAGACAGTGCACCTAATGTTATTGCTCAAAGTACTTCCGTAAAAGTAATTTTCGATTATCCGGAAAGAGGTTACATATATGACAGAAATGGTAAACTTTTAGTAGCCAATCAATTATCCTATGATGTAATGGTAATTCCAAATGAAGTAAAACCTCTGGATACTTTAGAGTTTTGTTCACTTCTTAAAATAGATACCGCATACTTTAAAAAGAGATACAGAAGAGCAAAAAGATACTCACCGTGGTTGCCTTCGGTTTTTCTCAGGCAATTGGCTAAAGAAGATTTCGCTTTTTTACAGGAAAAACTGCACAAATTTAAAGGTTTTTATGTCCAAAAAAGAATTATACGAGATTATCCCGTTAAATCTGCAGCCAATATTCTGGGTTATATCAGTGAAGTAAATGAGGAGATTACCAAAAAAAGTAATTATTATCAGCAAGGAGAGTTGATAGGGAAAACCGGAATTGAAAAGCAGTACGAATTGGTATTGAGAGGAAAAAAGGGAAGAAAATACCTCCAAAGAAATAGTCTTAATAAAATTATAGGGCCCTATAAAGACGGAATATATGATTCACTTTCCGTTGACGGACAGGATGTAACTTTGTCTATTGATAGTGAGCTACAACAATATGCAGAGTCTTTAATGAAAGGAAAACGGGGAGCTATTGTTGCTATTGAGCCTGCTACAGGAGAAATTCTATCATTAACCACTGCTCCCAGTTATGACCCAAATATGATGGTTGGCAGAAAACGTTCTAAAAATTCTGTTATACTTTTTAATGACATCATTAATAATCCCACTTACGATAGAGGTTTACAAGCAATTTATGCACCCGGATCTCCTTTTAAACTGGTAAATGCCTTGATAGGGCTACAAGAAGGTATTATTACAGAAAAAACTCATTTTTATTGTTATCACGGGTATCGATACGGCAATAGAAAAAATGAATTTATGGGATGTCATTGTAATATATACAATAAACCTATTCAATTGCATACCGCCATTTCCAAATCATGCAACAGCTATTTTGCAAATACGTACAAACGTATTATAGAGAAAAATAATGATCCGGAAAGCGGGCTTACAAACTGGAGTAGGCACTTGAAAAGTTTTGGATTGGGAAATTACTTAGGATACGACTTACCTACCGGCCAAAAAGGGTTAATTCCTGATGGTGAATATTATAACAGGCAATATAAATACAAGTGGAATGCATCTACTAATATTTCCAATGCTATTGGCCAGGGTGAAGTATTAACTACTCCCATTCAACTCGCAAATGTTACTGCTGCAATTGCCAACAGAGGTTATTTTTATATCCCGCATATATTAAAAAATATCAATGTGATTCCTATTAAGGATTCCACATATATCATCCCTAAAAAAACAACGATACAGGCAAAACATTTTGAACCTGTAATACATGCAATGGAAGAGGTTTTTAAAACAGGAACAGCCAGTTGGGTTAAGATTAAAGGAATTGATATTTGTGGCAAAACAGGAACTGCTGAAAATTTTACAAAAGTAAATGGGAAAAAAGAACAACTACCCGATCATTCTATTTTAATTGCATTTGCTCCAAAAGAGGACCCAAAAATTGCTCTTGCCGTTTTTATTGAAAACGGAGGGTTCGGTTCGGAAATAGCAGCTCCCATTGCAAGTCTTATGATTGAAAAATACATATTCAAAAAAGTAAAAAGAAAATGGATTGAAGATATCGTTATCAATAAAGACTTATACCCTGTTTATAATAGACATCTTGATAAAAAAATAACCGTTGAGAGCAGCACGCAATAA
- a CDS encoding rod shape-determining protein RodA — protein MRAARNNIFYSIDWTLVLIYILLVGFGWVNIYAVSPENTGSIFNFSTIHGKQLLWIILSIPLIIVILFFNFKFYEKFAGFFYLASVILLIGLFLFGKNVNGAVSWYDVGIASIQPSEFSKAFTALALAKLMHDRNYNLGIIENQIKAFFIIFLPAFLIFLQPDAGSALIYLSFFFVLNREGLTLAYLIIGISAIVLFIFTLIITPFILASVLFSLITLFILYAVYKNKRFLKFHWIKIMGFYSIIGLFIFSSDFIYNNVFEQHHRDRFDILLGKKSDTQKIGYNSNQSIRTISSGGFSGKGFLKGDKTQGGFVPEQHTDYIFSVIGEEWGFIGSSMVIILFLILLYRILFLAETHNNKFGRIYGYGVASILFFHILINIGMVIGLLPTIGIPLPFFSYGGSSLWGFTLLLFIFIKLDAHKNYDW, from the coding sequence TTGAGAGCAGCACGCAATAATATTTTTTACAGTATAGATTGGACACTGGTTTTAATTTATATACTTCTGGTAGGTTTTGGTTGGGTAAACATTTATGCTGTGTCTCCGGAAAATACGGGCAGTATTTTTAATTTTTCAACCATACATGGCAAACAACTCCTTTGGATTATTTTAAGTATACCACTTATCATTGTTATACTCTTCTTTAACTTTAAATTTTATGAAAAATTTGCAGGTTTTTTTTATCTCGCTTCGGTAATCCTTTTAATTGGTTTATTTCTATTTGGCAAGAATGTAAACGGTGCCGTATCATGGTATGATGTTGGAATAGCAAGTATACAACCTTCTGAATTTTCCAAAGCCTTTACAGCATTGGCTTTGGCAAAACTGATGCATGACAGGAATTACAATCTTGGAATTATTGAAAATCAAATCAAAGCCTTCTTTATTATTTTTCTCCCTGCTTTTTTAATTTTCTTACAACCCGACGCGGGTTCTGCCCTTATTTACTTATCTTTCTTTTTTGTCCTGAATAGAGAGGGTTTGACATTAGCTTATTTGATTATAGGCATTTCTGCTATTGTTCTTTTTATATTCACTTTAATTATAACCCCATTTATATTAGCATCGGTTCTCTTCTCTTTAATTACACTTTTCATCCTATACGCAGTTTATAAAAATAAACGTTTCTTAAAATTTCATTGGATTAAAATTATGGGGTTCTATTCCATTATTGGGCTATTTATCTTTAGCTCGGATTTTATTTATAATAATGTTTTTGAACAGCATCACAGAGATCGATTTGATATCTTATTAGGCAAAAAATCAGATACACAAAAAATAGGATACAATTCAAATCAATCTATCCGGACCATAAGCTCCGGAGGGTTTTCAGGCAAAGGTTTTTTGAAGGGTGATAAAACCCAGGGAGGATTTGTACCTGAGCAACACACCGATTATATCTTTAGTGTAATTGGAGAAGAATGGGGATTTATAGGCAGTAGTATGGTAATCATTCTTTTTCTGATTTTGTTATATCGAATCCTCTTTTTAGCTGAAACCCACAATAACAAATTCGGACGAATCTATGGATATGGCGTAGCCTCTATCTTATTTTTTCATATCCTGATAAATATAGGAATGGTTATCGGTTTATTGCCAACCATTGGAATCCCGCTACCTTTTTTTAGCTACGGCGGATCTTCTCTTTGGGGGTTTACACTGTTGCTCTTTATATTTATAAAGTTAGACGCTCATAAAAATTACGATTGGTGA
- a CDS encoding riboflavin synthase, which translates to MFTGIIETLGVVKRIDSEQENIHVTIQSDTTNELKIDQSVAHNGVCLTVVSIENDTYVVTAIKETLDKTNLGLLKVNDKINLERAMKLGDRLDGHIVQGHVDSTAVCIAKTNEEGSTLFTFQYTSTENITIEKGSITVNGVSLTVVNTKENEFSVAIIPYTLAHTTFKDLVVGSIVNLEFDVIGKYVTRLYRNGY; encoded by the coding sequence ATGTTTACCGGAATTATTGAAACTCTGGGAGTTGTTAAACGGATTGACAGTGAACAGGAAAATATTCATGTTACCATTCAAAGTGATACAACCAATGAGTTAAAGATTGATCAAAGTGTTGCGCATAATGGAGTTTGCCTGACCGTTGTTTCTATTGAAAATGACACCTATGTTGTTACTGCCATAAAAGAAACGCTGGACAAAACAAACCTGGGATTATTAAAAGTAAATGATAAGATCAATTTGGAAAGAGCAATGAAATTGGGCGATAGATTAGATGGTCATATAGTACAGGGGCATGTAGATTCGACAGCTGTTTGTATCGCCAAAACAAATGAAGAAGGAAGTACTTTATTTACTTTTCAATATACTTCTACGGAAAATATAACGATAGAGAAAGGCTCCATTACGGTTAATGGAGTTAGTTTAACAGTGGTAAATACTAAAGAGAATGAGTTTAGTGTGGCAATTATACCTTATACCTTAGCACATACTACATTTAAAGATTTAGTTGTTGGCAGTATTGTCAATTTGGAGTTTGATGTGATAGGGAAGTACGTTACGAGATTATATAGAAATGGGTACTAA